GGAAAGGGAAGGGCATCTTGTCTGCATCAACAGAGGTCTACTGaacaggggaagggaagggagcgAGCCGCCGGGCTGGCCTACTCAGAACCAACCAATGAAACTTGAGGAGACCTCGGGGGCTGGGGGTGATGATTATCCATGGGATCCCTCTACTTGAGAATCCATAGATCTgggaagaaaaaatggggaatGTGGGTAGCCAACAAAGGGTTAAGTGCCTCATATGTAAAGAGTTCTTACAagtaaacaagaaagaaaaaaattgcagatACGCAAACAGACACTGATGGacgaacaaaacaaaacagcctcCCCCAAGAGGTTCTCTTTTCCCCTGATgtgcccaccccccatcccagaAATATGATCCATTTCGTAGTTTTACCCCCTCGCTCGTCCCCAGCCCCAGGACCTGGGTTTTGCTGAGTTGTCAATATCCACATTTGCTGAGGTTTCTCAGCTGCGGCTGCGGGTGTCCGGGGCCAGAGCATTCCATGGGGTCAGGACTCCCCTGTGCATTGTGGGGCGTTTAGCAGCACCCCAGCCTCAGGGCCAGTGGCAccgccccctcccccaatccTTCTGGGATTCGGCatgatctttcatttctttcttttcttgtgttgtacatttgttctagttcatggaagaacttttctgtatttgtaaattaatcacagtcatcgtccacccAGAGGTTCACTGGGTTATACATTCCCAGGCTTTAACGTCCAGCTTTCCTGCTGGTGACACACATGTCCCTAAACTCATCGCTCACTTTAATAacattgtacaaccatcaccgcTTTCCATTCCCAGAACTTTCCCACCACCCCAGACAGACGCTCTGCACCCCCCAGTCCAGTCACCTCTGACCCCCTCTCTGTGTCTATGGATTGGCCTGTTCTAGATGTTTCCTTTCAGTGGAATCAGACAATACTTGGACTTCCGAGTCCAGCTTCTTTCAGTCGATGTGATCTCTTCGGGGAGCAGAGCTCTATTCCTTTTTAGGGTTCAGTGATATCCCGTCGTCTGGGTGGGCTGCGTTGTGTTTCTCCCCCATCTGTTGATGGGCGctggttgtttccacctcttggctatttgtgaacaatgctgcagtGAATGTTGGGGTGCAAGCCCCTGTCTGAGCCCTGCTCTCAGTCCTCGGGGTTGTGGGGTCCCAGGCAGCTCCATGTGTAACCCTGAGGGGCTGCCAGACGGACCGAGTTCCAGCCCCTACACCTGCTCACCGTTCATGGTCTCTCTTCAAGACCCCCCCATTCGCCTTTTGGGAACTGCCCTTGGGAAGCCGTGCCCTGGGCTGGGAGCCAGGGGTCACCCCCAGCAGGGTCTCCGGCTCCCCCGGCCcacccagcccgctcctgccccCATCCTGGGCTGGTCTCTCCCTGCTGTCCCCACTCACCTGAAACATCCCCTGGAGCTTGGACTCCAGCCGCTGGGACCCCGGGGCCTCATTCAGTGCCGGGACCCTCGTGCTGGGTTGGGGTCTGCTCCCCGCCGTGGCGTGGGCTGCCCAGGGGACGGAGCCTTGTGTGCCCCGATCCTGCCACTGCAGGGTCTCCAGGCATGCCCGGGGCCCAGAAGGCTGTGGCCAATGCCAGCCTGAGTGAAGAAAGACAACCCTCGTCGTGAGAGCCGATGCCCTTCAGATGTTGTGGCCACTCAGCGCCCCTTCGTTCACTCGCCCCCTCAGCCTTGCGTCTTGAGCCCCCACTGtgtgcccagccctgccctggggtCTGGGGGTAAAATGGTGAACGAGACGGGCTGTGTGGAGCTTTCATTATGGTGGAGGAGATGGACAAGAAGCATAGCAGATCAAAAAATTACTGTTATGTATTTTAAGAGGTTAAATGTGTGatggaaaaaggaaagagcagaagagggcaggggcctggggctgCTGAGGAAATGGGGTGTCCTGGGGAGGCCTCCCGAGAAGGGGTCATTGGGCAAAGGCAGGAGGGAGGCAAGaaggggagctggggtgggggtggggcgtcCCAGGCAGGAGACATGGCCGGGACCTAGGTCCCGAGGGCCACGCCGGGCCCAGGGTGTGTGAGGGTGAAATCCCCAGAACAACGTTTTCACTTAAGGTTCATTCCCCCCATTTTACATCTcaaaaattgaggctcagagacacCAAGCTGttttcccaaggccacacagcaaaaCCCGTGGGGTAGGGCCTGAGCCCAGGCTATGGCTGCAAATCTGCCTGTGGCTGGAGAGGCTGTGGCCAGGCAGTGGGCAGTGGTGTGGTGGGTGTGGGGGGGAAATGGCCTCTTGGACACAGGAGGGGGCCCAAGAGGATCCACTGACTCTGCCCCACCCTATTTCAGGCACTGTCGGGAGATCAGGGTAACCCTGGCCAAGCACGGACACCCCAAGACAGTCTGAGGTAAGAACTGAGGGTCAcatgttcattcaacaaacaatcCTGTGAGTTGGGAACTTCTCAGATGCCCCCTTTATAGCTGAGGGGCTGAGGTCGAGGTTAGGAAGGACACATGGCCAAGGGGTGTGGAGTAGGGGTGCCAACCCAGAAGCCGGTTTCCAGAGTCTGTGCCCTCAAATGCTGGGCTGCTTTGGTACCTCTCCAGGGTAAGCCAGTGTTTGCTGAACAGGGAAGTCCTGCCTTGGGTCTAATCCAACACTTTCATGCTGCACTGGAAAGAAGAGCCTCTAATACAGGGCTGCAGAACAGCACAGACACCACCTttccagacagaaagacattGAGGGAGCCCTGGGAGAAGGGACCAAGGGCTCTGCCTGGCTGTGAGGAAGGCAGGCTTCCAGGAGGAAAGATCATTGAGCTGGAGTTTTGAAGGATGCATGAgtttgccagacatagaattaACAAACTCACAATTATTTCTGATATCCTCAAACCCTTCGGGTCTCCTCCATGTGTCTGTCTCATGCTGGGCAATGCCAGGACCCCCAGGCAGCTGGTAGTCTGGGGAAGACAGAGCCAGACCCAAACACCCCAGTGCCGGGGGTTTAGGATAGGgccagacagagacagagattggGGGTATTAAACAGGGAGCCAGGACTCTTCCTGAAGAatccaggagggcttcctggaggcaggATACTTTGAGATGgcatttaaaggaaaaacaggagTTTTCCTAGGAAGACACTGACCGAGGCTTGGGACGGGCAGGGCCTGAGGGACCTCTGAGGAGCCGGGGTCATGGGTGGTTGCACCTGGAAACCAGAGCTATGAGCTTCCTGGAGGGGTAAGTGAAAAGGGAAGCAGGAGGGTTCCCAGAAGCTCTGAGCTGATAAAAGGGGATTGTCCAGCTTCCTCAGCACAGCATCCGCCCCTCAGGGAGGCTCCTGGGGCATCTCtgaggcagggaggagaggaggaccaGGTTGGTGGGTGGATTTGAGCACGCtgcctctgggaagccctcctTGATATCTCCATGCTGGGGTATAAGGAGGTGATGGGGATCGCAGTGAACCCAGCCGGTCTGGGCATCTCAGAATCCACACAGGTTGGGGCAGTGGAGGGGCCCCGGGGCTGGGCGGGGCTTAAGCTACAAGTATTTTACAACCTGAGCCACCGCCCAGGTgagccgggggcggggcctcgcGGGGAAGCGCGCAGCACCTGGCGCAGGTTTAGCACGCGTCTCGCTCTGCAGGGGGCCTCCTGGGACGCCGCAGCCATGAGGTGTCTCCGGCCCCAGGTGGGcctggcctgggccctgggcgCCCTCACCCTCGTCCTCCTCCATCTGCGCGCCTCCCCGCCCGCCTGCCCGCTCGCGGTGCCCCAGGAGCAAGCGGGCACTCCCGCGGCCCCCGCTGCGCCCCCCGCGCGCCCGCGCGCAGCCCCCCGGTGCCGGGCCAACGCCTCGGCGGCGGCGCAGCCCGGCTTCTCGGAGCAGCCGCGGCACGTGAAGGACTTCCTCCTCTACAAGCACTGCCGCGACTTCCCCCTGCTGCAGGACGCGCCGCGGGACAAGTGCACGCCGCACGTCTTCCTGCTGCTAGTGGTCAAGTCGTCGCCGGGCAACTACGAGCGGCGCGAGGTGGTGCGGCGCACCTGGGGCCGCGAGCGCGAGGTGCGGGGCGCCCCGCTGCGCCGCCTCTTCCTGGTGGGCACCGCGGCAGGCGCGCTAGAGGCCCGCAAGGTGAACCGGCTGCTGGCGCTGGAGGCGCGAGCGCACGGCGACATCCTCCAGTGGGACTTCCACGACTCCTTCTTCAACCTCACACTCAAGCAGGTGGGCCGGCAGGGTCGCCCGATGGGGTCCTCCCTCCCAGGGCCACACCCCCCCTTACTGTCCCCATTGCAGCCACTGGACTCTGAAGTCTTCTTCCAGGCAGGGAGGCAGGCACTTCTCAGACGCCCCCTTTATAGCTGAGGGGCTGAGGTCCAGGTTAGGAAGGATACACGGCCAGGGGGTGTGGAGTAGGGGTGCAAACCCAGAAGCTGGGTTCCAGAGTCTGTGCCCTCAAATGCTGGGCTGCTTGGTACTTCTCCAGGGTAAGCCAGTAAGTGTTTGCTGAACAGGGAAGTCCTGCCTTGGGTCTAATCCAACACTTTCATGCTGCACTGGAAAGAAAAGCCTCTAATTCAGGGCTGCGAAACAGCACAGACACCACCTTCCCAGACAGAAAGACATTGAGGGAGCCCTGGGAGAAGGGACCAAGGGCTCTGCCTGGCTGTGAGGAAGGAAGGCTTCCAGGAGGCTCCAAGGTTGATCTTAGAGCCGGAAAACCTGAGCTCTGATGTGCCGGCCCGACAGGGTGCTGGGGGACAGGGGCTGGCCAGGAGGAGAGTCACAGTCCCACACTGGGTGAGCCCAGAGCCTGGTGGGAGAGGCAGGTGTTAAATGACAACCACACAGTCAGTGACTTAAAGACAGGGCTCCCACCAGGAgttggaagaaataacaataaatgtaAACGTGACAATTTTCAAGCACTTTTCAGCCCTCTGTGTTTTCAGCCCTCTGTGGAACGTCATCTCCATGAACCCCAGCATCCCCCAGGCAGGGCTGACAGGAGCAGACATTCTTTCCCAGGCTCCCCCAGGCTGTGGTGGCCAAAGGGGACACCAGACCATGGCCACAGCCCTCAAGCCTCTGTGCCCGGCCCACAGGTGCTCTTTCTCCAGTGGCAGGAGACCCGGTGCCCCAACGCCAGCTTCCTGCTCAACGGGGATGACGATGTCTTCGCACACACAGACAACATGGTCACCTACCTGCAGGGCCAGGACCCCGGCCGCCACCTCTTCGTGGGGCACCTGATCCGCCAGGTGGGTCCCATCCGGCTTCCCTGGAGCAAGTACTACGTGCCGCTCCTGGTGACGCGGGCCGAGCGCTACCCGCCCTACTGCGGGGGCGGTGGCTTTCTGCTGTCGCGCTTCACTGCCGCAGCCCTGCAGCGGGCCGCCCGCGCCCTGGACCTCTTCCCCATCGACGACGTCTTCCTGGGCATGTGCCTGCGGCACGAGGGCCTGGCGCCCGCCTCGCACAGCGGCATCCGCACGGCTGGGGTGCAGGCGCCCTCAGCGCGCCTGCCCTCTTTCGACCCCTGCTTCTACCGGGAGCTGCTGCTGGTCCACCGCTTCGTGCCCTACGAGATGCTGCTCATGTGGGACGCGCTGAGCAGGCCCGACCTGGCCTGTGGCCGGCGGGCGCGCGTGTACTGAGCGGCCGGGATCGTCACCAGAGCGCGCGCGGCCGGAGGCGGAGGCGCAGCCGCGCGCTCCTCCCCGGCGCTGGGCCCGAGTGCGTGCGCGCTGAGAGCGCCTGGGACgctgtttcgttttgttttgtttatatttcaattattattcttaaattttagttatttctttaaaTCTGCTTGGTTGCTTTTAAGAGCATTCAAACTCTTTTTGAATTTCTCTAAGTAgcctaaatttatttatttgccaacACCCAGTGGTGCCCATATCTTGGTATTTAAGGGTCTGGCTCTGttggctgtttctgtgccttcTAGCTGTACGGGGAGGTGTTGCCTTGTGTGTTTTGTGATCTCTAACTAAGGGATGTCATTGTACCTGGGCTTTGTCTGCTCTGAAGTTgagtttctccaaagaaggtttGTGTTTATTTCCGCAGTCACCTGCCCAGGACCATTTGAAGTTAAAGTTTAGGCTTGAAATTGTTCAGACTTCACAGGCGATGTGAATTCTCGATATAAACCCATGAGTCAGCAGACTTGTTTACTCTCTGgagtgatttattattattattattaaagaagttttgggtttacagaaaaatcatgtgtaaaatacaggcttcccatataccaccccattattaacctcttgcattggtgtggagcatttgttacaacctgtgagagcacatttttataattgtactattaaccaaaGTCCTCTGTTTCACTCAGGCTTCACTGGTTGTCTAGTGGcgttccatggctttcttttttaatttttattccagtaacacaCACAACCTAGTATttcccccttttagccacattcaaatatgtaatttggTGCCATTCATTACAATCGCCAAGCTGTGCTGGCATCACCACCATCGGTTACCGAAATTtgtccatcatcccaaacagagactttgtacaatttaagcctcaacccccattccctccccacaccctgtcccctggcaacccgttttctagattctgactctaggaGTTTGCCTGTTCTAATCACTGCATGTCAGTGAGATCAGatgatatttgtcctctcatGTCTGGCTGATTTCCCTCAACATGACATCTTTTGGGTCTGTCCGTGTTGTCATGCGGATCAGGGCTTCACTCCTTTTTACGGGTGTTAAAGAAAAACTTTCCCGCAGATTAGGAGCTTTATTCAGAGACTTATGAATCCAGCAGCGCCCCATTCTCAAAGGGTCAGGGTGTCCCccgaggggtgggcagggggcttATGGAGGGTGAGCTGACactgagtttcctttttattttggggggggtGTCTTACCAAGTGGGGAGCAGGTGGCTGCTTAGGGACGAGGAGTTAGCCGGCAAGAACTGATCAGCCGTAATTGTGGTTTTCTGGACAAGCCGGGCATTTACATGTAATAGAAACCAGCGTAGGCTTTGGATTTGCTGATGGGGGGCTCAGTGGGGGCTTCTATATTTTATTCACTGGTGTATGCACCAGATTTTgatcatccattcatcagctaaTAGACACTGGGGTCGCTTCcgtcttttggaaattgtgaataatgccgctataaacatcggtgtgcaaatatctgttctagtccctcttTCAGTCCTTTTGGGGTACATACCTAGGTGTGGATTGGGGGTCCTAGGGCAAtactatacttagctttctgaggaactgccagcaACAGTGAATtcatgttcctatttctccacgtcctcgccaacacttgtgatcttccatttttttgataGCAGCCATTTGAATGGGTGTGAAATAGAAcctcattttggttttggtttgcgtttccctaatagctaatgtttGAGCaccttttcttgtgttttttggccctctgtatatcttctttggagaaatgtctattcaagtcttttgcccttttttttttaattgggttgattatctttttgttgctgagttgaaggatttctttatatattctacatattaAACCCTtgctggatatgtggtttccaaatattttctccctctgtGTAAGTTGTCATATTatttttgtgataaagtcctttgagacacaaaagtttttaatttttatgaggtcacattcatctattttttcttttattgccgtactttgggtgtaaagtctaagaagtctaagaaatcattgctgaACACCAGGTCCTGATGATGCTTTCCTGcgttttctcctaggagttttatagtcctggttcttatatttaggtctttgatccattttgagttgagttttgtatatggtgtgaggtaggggtcccccttcattcttttgcacatgaacATCCAGATTTCCtggcatcatttattgaagagactattctttccccactgagtgaaCTTAGCACCCgtgccaaaaatcaattggctataaatgtgaaggctgatttctgagctctcagtttaattcctttggtttctgtgtctgtccttttgcctgtaccatgctgctttggttactgtggctttgtaaccaGGGAGGGTTTGATGAATGAATTCCTACTGGCAAACTCCTACACATCCTTGAAAACCCACCTGCTAACTGCTCAGACCATGCTCCAGCACCCTCTCTCCTTCCTATGTGGCTAACGGTGGAAGCATCCCTGCCACGTCTCCGTCCCGTCAGGGctggtccccctgcccagccagaCCTTAGGACACCTGGGTGTACGTACAGCTGAAGCGGGCAGCTGCTTTTAGCCTGGAAACGCCAGTCCTGCTcttaccctcccctccccccaccttggACCCCTCGGATGGTGCGAAGGCCCGGAAGGGGCTGTGAGGGGGGTGTGTTGGGCGGAGGAGGGGGATGGCTCTCCATTTTGGGCTCTGGGGGGGCTCAGAGCTGCCGGGGTCCCTGGCGGGGCCCAGCCCCCACATCTGTGCCCTCCAAGATCTCGGGGAGCTGCGCTGGGGCCAGAGCTCATGCTCCCCCCACCGCACCGAGAAGGGAAGGTTCTGGTCCTCGGTTGCCCTGAGCCCTTAGACTGGGGAAAGCCCTGTGGCCCCCTGCTCTGCTGGCCGTGGGCAGGTGTCTGGGACCCGGGCTTCCCGACTGGGAGGGAAACCTCAGCAGCAGAGCAAGGGCTAGAGGTGGCTCCTCAAGGATTGAACATTTTGTGAAGACCTGgagggtttgtttttttaaataaaaagtttcaaTACAAGTCACTCTACATTCATCTCCAGGGCTCATTTCCACTAGAAAGTGGCCTGGGTGTGGTGGGGGCTGCAGGGGATTCTAAAGGTGGCACTGGCCTCGCCCTCTCCTGCTCACACACCCTCCATGGCTCCCTATTGCCCTTGGGTCATGGGGTAATTCcctttaactttctgaggaaccgccgaGCAGCTTTCCCAAGCAGTGGAGGCCGAGGCAGGGTCAGACGGGGCGGCTGGGGGCGCCGGGCTGCGGGGGCTCCTGGCGGACAGAGCCGGCCTCCCCTGCCCCTGCTTTCACACCCGCTGTGGCTCCCTGTGGCCTCGGGACAGTCCCAGCTCCGCTGCCCAGCGGGAGCTGGAGATGCCCACGAGCCCATTAGCGGGGACGGTCACTCAAGTGACCGGAGTGAGCGCAGCATGTGTAAAGGGTGGGGAATTCTGAAATGCAGGTGGATGCTCCTGGCCGGAAGGAGACACAAGCCAGCAGCTGCTTGTGAGGAGTGGGGTGGAGCTGGGgtcagagggaaagagagatgaagtttctcataaatttttaaaaccccaTCATCTAACGTTTGATCACTTTTACGAGGGGGTCAGATCATAAAATCCCCACTTCAGGGTGAAGGGGAACTTGGCGCTGGGGTCCTCCACAGGCCCTGGCAGAGAActgagttaggcttagagagaacCGGCTTGAATCCTGGGCTTGGCCGCTCCCTCCCTTCTGACTTGGGCAAGCAGTgtcttccctgggcctcagtttccccactccATGCTGTCATGACTCCCACGCTGTTTCTGAGTTCCTGGAGGGGTTGGCGGTCCATGGCTGCCAGCAGACACAGCTCGCACGGGGCTGACCCACCCTTGTCCCCTCTCCAGAGAAAATGCAAGAAGCAGTTTTGGATTCTGCAGGAGGGTTGTTTATTTGCTGCTAGGGAGAGAGCAAGAAGGGGTGCCAGGtaagcagggggtggggtggtgttcAAGGCTCTGCATTTGGCCCTCGCTGTTCTGGCACTTTGTAAAACCGAGGACCCTCCAGGCCAGGTTGGAGGGTGCcactcacccccccacccccgacagAGGACAAGGGGCACTGGTCACCTGGGGGAGGTGGTGAGCTCCCCATTCCTGGAGGTAATCAACAATGCCCCCCACCAGGCAGGGGGCTCTATGGGTGCTCTGTGGCCTCAGGAGCTTGCCTGGACCTTGGGGACCCCGGAGGCCGGGCCTGGGAGGGGTCATTGGGGACAGAGTGTCAGCAGGTCCTGCCAAGTACAGCCACTGAGGCAGCAGCTGTGGGCGGGGTTGCTGGTGGCTGCCCTGCGGCGGCGGGGATGGGGagaggcctggggcaggggctccCAGCCGGCATCCCGGTCGGCCCCCAGCCCCTGCAGGAGATGCTGTCCCTCCAGCCACTGCAGCAGCTCACCTGGGGACAGAGAGGAACTCAGGGGCAGGGTCCCTGGGGGCCTCCACCCGCCACCTGCACACACCTGCACGCTCACATCCCACCCAgtgacccaccccaccccacagtcTGACGTGCACATGAATAGAAGCAGCGAGCGCTTATAAGCACCTACTGTATACTGGATGTTCATTTCCTCCCCCTGTGGTGACTCGCTGGTCACCTCGCCATTTGCACCCCCAGAGCCCCAGCTAACCCCCAATGACCCAAGCGTGGCCTAGGGGGGTGGGGTGCTGGAGCCACAGACCTTGGGGGTGCTCTCAGTGCATCCCAGGGGTTCAGAGACACAAGACCCCCAAAGAGACACACAGACGCCTCTCAGCACAGAGGACAGCAGGGGTGACACGCTTGTGCGTGTGCGTGCAGGTGGAGGGCACACACGCACACCCCAGCCCGCTCCCCCACATGCACCTCTGCAGACCCGTCCGCCCCGTGTCGCGTCAACACACACAGGGGCACGCGCGTGTGTAACAGGCCCACGAGCATCCTCACTAGTGACGCGGTCCCTCCCGGCCTCATCCCCTCCCGTCTGTGGGGAGCCCCGCGGAGCGCTCGCTGGGCAGGTGAACCCCGGGGGCAGCAGGACCCCCCAGCCGCCCCCGGGAGCCCCCCACTCACGGTCGCCGCGGGCCGCGGGCCGCCGGGGCTCGGGCGACCAGCGCGGGCCCCCGCACACCCGCACGAGCGCGCGCACCAAGGGGCGGCCGCACAGCTTCTCGGGCGCTGCGGGGCCGGGTGCGGGGCCCAGGGCGAGCGCCAGCGCGGGGCCCAGCAGGACGAGCGCCCAGGCCGGCGCGCGGGGGTCCATGGCGGCGGAGGCGCCGGCGTGGCGGAGACCCCCCTATTTATCAGGCCCGCCCCCCTCAGCGGCGGCCTTGGCGCAGGGACCGGGCGTCCGGCAGGGCTGTCCGCGGGGAAGGTCACGGGCGGGGTCAGGGCGTGAGTCGCTCCTCAGGGCCGGGGCCTTGGGGCGTCTTGCCTGCGGGGGCAGGAGATGGGGTCTGGGCTTTTAAACCGTTTTAAGGAGGTGAAACAGACAGGCGAAGTCACCCCGGCATTCAGGGAGATCTGGTCAGCCCAGAAAAGGCATCCAGCGCCCGGACATCTCTGCTgcttcacagataaggaaactgaggctcagagggtggGGCTAGAGCGGGGACAGCCCAGCCCCTCTGGCCTCGCCCAGACCCGGGACTGGGGGCTCCTCCAGCTGGGCCGGGACAGAAGGCCCAGAAGGT
Above is a window of Choloepus didactylus isolate mChoDid1 chromosome 25, mChoDid1.pri, whole genome shotgun sequence DNA encoding:
- the B3GNT3 gene encoding N-acetyllactosaminide beta-1,3-N-acetylglucosaminyltransferase 3, yielding MRCLRPQVGLAWALGALTLVLLHLRASPPACPLAVPQEQAGTPAAPAAPPARPRAAPRCRANASAAAQPGFSEQPRHVKDFLLYKHCRDFPLLQDAPRDKCTPHVFLLLVVKSSPGNYERREVVRRTWGREREVRGAPLRRLFLVGTAAGALEARKVNRLLALEARAHGDILQWDFHDSFFNLTLKQVLFLQWQETRCPNASFLLNGDDDVFAHTDNMVTYLQGQDPGRHLFVGHLIRQVGPIRLPWSKYYVPLLVTRAERYPPYCGGGGFLLSRFTAAALQRAARALDLFPIDDVFLGMCLRHEGLAPASHSGIRTAGVQAPSARLPSFDPCFYRELLLVHRFVPYEMLLMWDALSRPDLACGRRARVY
- the INSL3 gene encoding insulin-like 3; the protein is MDPRAPAWALVLLGPALALALGPAPGPAAPEKLCGRPLVRALVRVCGGPRWSPEPRRPAARGDRELLQWLEGQHLLQGLGADRDAGWEPLPQASPHPRRRRAATSNPAHSCCLSGCTWQDLLTLCPQ